Proteins found in one Populus alba chromosome 14, ASM523922v2, whole genome shotgun sequence genomic segment:
- the LOC118039422 gene encoding chromatin modification-related protein EAF1 B isoform X4: MHGCGPGSAPLVNAEVDSMGGVVDGGVGIGIKTSPRQAAIEKAHAELRQEYDVREERRRELEFLEKGGNPLDFKFVNSASVSVQSTSLTDHHVEQFVTSEAKGNFPLTTSLHGDFVESSGRPGATAVCEPNSADNFDGENELLEVERKPTNPSRRNKVTQSEQSSQMDGTHNAKESEDSAIFRPYARRNRSRPNRDSARSSSTDIVQSSGGHGSSLPVRGGARDVKGLVTETDNHKDQNITLVSNPKSPASNGMVSQIEASNTHSNMELDCVQALKTVDNLPEYRLDVTESNVLRDNLHDQPSEADTENASKECDHDGGREQVISAGPEGLPCAESTKTENETGPGLLNGFSDLKTDGNEGQNGNTAMGTKGFDSESSCTQNSISLDVNNDSDLCANYRNDDTNEILFKELSKLEGTQSLLSGNMGNEKKETKSIERVTAINDGSVHQNYSGNDSTVKSEEEMRSCSRPQNEVKCHNLEGVEQNDHVAPEADIKAGKMLADGSNSNRESIYPSGPQGFKDPSIQELHHLILLDKKSSAALDPQSCSYTQLKLVDKAHEDSVLEEARIIEAKRKRIAELSVGTVPSKSNWKSHWDFVLEEMAWLANDFAQERLWKMTAAAQICRHVAFTSRLRVEEQKQHLKLKKVAYSLAKAVMQFWHSMEVYLSNNCQSFGSKNGKHESIIFYGNEFSVNKFGEIDKAACKELEIQKPVKNIAHAIHGYALRFLKYNSSPVPSLQEVPATPDRIADLGMMDISWDDHLTEESLFYAVPSAAMAMYRLSIESHIMQSEKTHNNMQDEVDTSMYDTPADFQCHDNAYDEEEETHAYYMHGVFEGIKQGKHDQKKWKSFTKSPSARSYDLATDSPNGHCATGPQQNVLKGKRPANNLNIGSIPTKRMRTASRQRFTSPFTSGTTGVLPQAPMKTDASSGDTNSFQDDQSTLHGGSQIQKSVEVESAADFERQLPYDYAETSEKLKKKKKEKHLGSAYEQGWQLDSTVHNDQRDNFRKRPESHHFDSNGTSGLYEQHAAKKPKIMKQLLDNTFDSMVQMTGSIPSPALSQMSKMSNTNRFIKLIGGRERGRKNKSMKMSAGQPGFGSPWSLFEDQALVVLVHDMGPNWDLISDAINTTVQFKCIFRKPKECKERHKILMDKGAGDGADSAEDSGSSQSYPSTLPGIPKGSARQLFQHLQGPMQEDTLKSHFEKIIMIGKKYIYKRSQNENQDPKQIAAIHNSHGIALSQVCPNLNGGVLMPLDLCDPSASNPDVLPIVYQGSHASNLVMLNQGAIASMLPTSGASSSLQGSSGVVLGSNSSSPFGPLNAPLRDGRYNVPRTSLPVDEQQRMQHYNQMLPNRNLQQSNLSVSGALSGADRGVHMLPGGNGMGIMPGMNRSMPLPRPGFQGIASPSMLNPGNLLSPNMVGMPSPVNMHSGTGSGQGNSMRPHEAMHYMRLGRNPEHQRQMKVPELQMQATQGNNQGIPAFNGLSSAFANQMATTPVQTYPGHPQQQHQISTQQSNILSNPHHPNLHGSNHTTGSQQQTYAMRKERKMQQQLLQQQQLAASSALVPHAQHQSQLPITSTMQSSSQIPSPTASQPLSPPPQTPPSPMTPISMQQQQQQKHNLPHNAVSWNPQTVSSGLTNQMGKQRQRQPQQFQQSAQHHPQQRQHSQSPQQAKLLKGMGRGNMVVHQNLLIDHSPLNGLAVPPGNQGAEKGEQIMHLMQGPGLYSGPGLSPIQSSKPLVSSQSLNHSQPQQKLYSGSTNPSSKPLQQVPSHLDNSVQGQVQPVLSGQALAATHQNTPVMFPNHQHLQPHLQPHQKQVSQPQPAVQRMLQKNRQVNSDLATKPQNDQSHTDQQTPNISQTGTRTSTVTTQGCNDTANVAPVVSSAPAIQWKSSESPLHDSGMENSASQEGPIGSPSLTCATGSEPAVSLGSVHRQLSGGLPMNGHNGGAQWQHKQPQQSTALPPPCQQLLQPQEQKSQQEQQHSPQPLPPPHPSQL; encoded by the exons ATGCATGGATGTGGTCCAGGGTCTGCTCCCCTAGTAAATGCTGAAGTTGATTCCATGGGTGGGGTTGTTGATGGTGGAGTTGGTATTGGTATAAAAACCTCTCCACGGCAAGCAGCAATTGAGAAGGCTCATGCAGAACTTAG ACAAGAGTATGATGTTCGTGAGGAACGGAGAAGGGAGCTAGAATTTCTTGAGAAA GGTGGCAATCctttggattttaaatttgtgaATTCAGCTTCGGTTAGTGTCCAGTCTACTTCACTCACAGATCATCATGTTGAACAGTTTGTTACTAG TGAAGCCAAAGGCAATTTTCCACTGACAACATCACTTCACGGGGATTTTGTAGAAAGTAGTGGGAGACCAGGGGCTACTGCAGTTTGTGAGCCCAATAGTGCTGACAATTTTGATGGTGAAAATGAGTTACTTGAAGTTGAAAGGAAACCTACAAATCCTAGTAGAAGGAATAAAGTGACTCAATCAGAGCAGTCTTCACAGATGGATGGGACTCATAATGCCAAGGAGTCTGAAGATTCTGCTATTTTTCGGCCATATGCTCGAAGGAATAGGTCCAGACCAAACCGTGATAGTGCTCGATCAAGTTCAACTGATATTGTTCAGAGTTCAGGTGGTCATGGATCTTCCTTACCAGTTCGTGGGGGTGCAAGGGATGTGAAGGGTTTGGTAACTGAAACAGACAATCATAAAGACCAGAATATCACTTTAGTGTCTAACCCAAAGTCTCCAGCTTCAAATGGTATGGTTTCCCAGATTGAGGCTTCCAATACCCATTCAAACATGGAACTTGATTGTGTGCAGGCACTGAAAACAGTTGATAACCTGCCTGAATATAGGCTGGATGTTACAGAGTCCAATGTCTTGAGGGATAACCTGCATGATCAACCTTCAGAAGCTGATACTGAGAATGCTTCCAAGGAATGTGATCATGATGGAGGAAGAGAGCAGGTTATTTCTGCTGGTCCTGAAGGTCTACCTTGTGCTGAATCAACAAAGACTGAGAATGAAACTGGTCCAGGTCTGCTTAACGGTTTTAGTGACTTGAAAACAGATGGAAATGAAGGTCAAAATGGTAACACAGCAATGGGAACTAAAGGATTTGACTCAGAGTCCTCGTGCACCCAAAATAGCATAAGCTTGGATGTAAACAATGACAGTGATTTGTGTGCCAATTACAGAAATGATGATACCAATGAAATACTTTTTAAAGAACTATCAAAACTTGAAGGAACACAAAGTTTACTATCAGGTAATAtgggaaatgaaaagaaagagactAAGTCTATTGAACGTGTTACTGCCATCAATGATGGTTCTGTGCATCAAAACTACTCTGGCAATGATTCTACTGTCAAAAGTGAGGAAGAGATGAGAAGTTGTTCTCGCCCTCAAAATGAGGTGAAGTGTCATAATCTTGAAGGGGTGGAACAAAATGACCATGTAGCACCTGAGGCTGATATAAAGGCGGGCAAGATGTTGGCTGACGGTTCCAATTCCAACAGAGAAAGCATTTACCCCAGTGGTCCCCAGGGCTTTAAGGATCCATCTATTCAGGAGCTTCACCACCTTATTTTGTTAGATAAAAAATCTTCTGCGGCCCTTGACCCACAATCTTGTTCTTATACTCAATTGAAATTGGTAGACAAGGCTCATGAAGATTCTGTTTTGGAAGAGGCACGGATTATCGAG GCTAAGCGGAAGAGGATTGCTGAATTATCTGTTGGAACTGTGCCCTCAAAGAGTAACTGGAAATCTCACTGGGATTTTGTCCTTGAAGAAATGGCATGGTTGGCAAATGATTTTGCACAG GAGCGTCTCTGGAAGATGACTGCTGCTGCTCAAATATGTCGCCATGTTGCTTTTACTTCTAGATTGAGAGTTGAGGAACAAAAGCAGCATCTGAAGCTAAAAAAAGTTGCTTATAGTCTGGCTAAGGCTGTCATGCAGTTCTGGCATTCAATGGAGGTGTATCTAAGTAACAATTGTCAAAGTTTTGGTTCAAAGAATGGCAAGCATGAGTCGATAATCTTTTATGGGAATGAATTTTCTGTCAACAAGTTTGGAGAAATTGATAAG GCGGCATGCAAAGAGTTAGAGATACAAAAGCCTGTCAAAAACATTGCCCATGCCATTCATGGATATGCTTTaagatttttgaaatataacaGCTCGCCAGTTCCTTCCCTTCAAGAAGTACCAGCAACTCCTGACAGAATAGCTGATTTAGGCATGATGGACATTTCATGGGATGATCACCTCACGGAA GAAAGCCTGTTCTATGCAGTTCCCTCAGCTGCCATGGCAATGTACAGATTGTCCATTGAATCTCATATCATGCAAAGTGag AAAACTCACAATAACATGCAGGATGAGGTTGATACATCTATGTATGACACTCCAGCAG ACTTTCAATGTCATGACAATGCAtatgatgaggaagaagaaacaCATGCCTACTATATGCATGGCGTCTTTGAAGGTATCAAGCAAGGAAAGCATGACCAGAAGAAATGGAAAAGCTTCACAAAGTCACCCTCTGCAAGATCATATGATCTGGCAACTGATTCACCTAATGGACACTGTGCCACTGGGCCTCAACAAAATGTATTGAAGGGGAAAAGACCTGCTAATAATCTTAACATTGGCTCAATTCCAACAAAACGCATGCGTACTGCTTCTAGGCAGAGGTTTACAAGTCCTTTTACTTCTGGAACCACTGGGGTTCTACCCCAGGCTCCAATGAAGACAGATGCGTCAAGTGGAGATACTAATTCTTTTCAGGATGACCAGAGTACTTTGCATGGCGGatcacaaatacaaaaaagtgTGGAGGTTGAGTCAGCTGCAGATTTTGAAAGGCAGTTACCATATGACTATGCCGAGACGTCAGAaaaactgaagaagaagaagaaagaaaaacatctg GGTTCTGCTTATGAGCAGGGCTGGCAGCTGGATTCCACTGTTCATAATGATCAg AGGGATAATTTCAGAAAGAGACCAGAGAGTCATCATTTTGACTCTAATGGAACCAGTG GTTTATATGAGCAACATGCTGCAAAGAAGCCAAAGATAATGAAGCAATTGCTAGATAATACTTTTGACAGCATGGTGCAAATGACTGGGTCCATCCCATCCCCAGCCCTTTCCCAGATGAGTAAGATGTCAAACACAAATAGATTCATCAAATTGATTGGTGGGAGGGAAcgaggaagaaaaaataaatcaatgaag ATGTCTGCTGGGCAGCCAGGTTTTGGAAGTCCTTGGTCACTTTTTGAAGACCAG GCTCTTGTTGTTCTTGTGCATGACATGGGTCCTAATTGGGATCTTATAAGTGATGCTATCAACACCACTGTTCAATTCAAG TGTATATTTCGCAAGCCTAAAGAATGCAAAGAACGCCACAAAATCTTAATGGATAAGGGTGCTGGTGATGGGGCTGATAGTGCTGAGGATTCTGGATCTTCTCAATCCTACCCGTCAACTTTGCCTGGCATTCCAAAG GGCAGTGCCAGACAGttgtttcaacatttgcaagggCCAATGCAAGAGGATACCCTGAAGTCTCATTTTGAGAAAATTATCATGATTGGGAAGAAGTATATTTACAAAAGGAGTCAG AATGAAAACCAGGATCCTAAGCAAATAGCAGCAATTCACAATTCTCATGGTATTGCTCTCTCCCAAGTTTGCCCAAACTTAAATGGAGGTGTCCTAAT GCCCCTTGATCTCTGTGATCCAAGTGCTTCAAATCCAGATGTTCTTCCCATTGTGTATCAAGGTTCACATGCTAGCAATTTGGTAATGCTAAATCAAGGTGCTATAGCATCAATGCTTCCTACGTCTGGCGCAAGCTCTTCTCTGCAAGGTTCTTCTGGTGTGGTTCTTGGCAGTAACTCATCATCACCATTTGGTCCCCTTAATGCACCTCTCAG AGATGGTAGATACAATGTTCCAAGGACATCCTTACCAGTTGACGAGCAGCAAAGAATGCAACACTACAATCAAATGTTACCTAATAGAAACTTGCAGCAGTCTAACTTGTCTGTTTCTGGGGCTCTTTCTGGAGCTGATCGTGGTGTTCACATGCTACCAGGTGGAAATGGTATGGGCATAATGCCAGGGATGAACAGAAGCATGCCACTCCCAAGGCCAGGATTTCAAGGAATAGCCTCACCATCAATGCTGAATCCAGGCAATTTGCTTTCTCCCAATATGGTTGGGATGCCAAGCCCTGTAAATATGCACTCTGGAACTGGTTCTGGTCAAGGGAACTCGATGAGACCTCACGAGGCTATGCATTATATGAGG CTTGGCCGTAACCCTGAGCATCAAAGACAAATGAAGGTACCAGAGCTTCAGATGCAGGCAACACAAGGGAACAACCAAGGAATTCCTGCCTTCAATGGGTTGAGTTCTGCTTTTGCTAATCAGATGGCCACTACGCCAGTGCAGACATATCCAGGCCATCCCCAGCAGCAGCATCAAATATCCACACAACAGTCCAATATATTGAGCAATCCTCATCATCCCAATCTTCATGGCTCCAACCATACTACAGGTTCACAGCAGCAAACATATGCAATGcgcaaagaaaggaaaatgcagcagcagcttctccagcagcagcagcttgcTGCATCTAGTGCTTTGGTGCCCCATGCCCAACATCAATCCCAACTTCCCATAACATCAACTATGCAAAGCAGTTCTCAGATTCCATCACCAACTGCATCGCAGCCATTGTCACCACCCCCTCAAACTCCACCTTCCCCAATGACTCCCATTTCAatgcagcagcaacagcagcagaaACATAACTTGCCACATAATGCTGTCAGCTGGAATCCCCAAACTGTTTCCAGCGGGTTGACCAATCAGATGGGAAAGCAACGCCAACGGCAGCCACAGCAGTTCCAACAATCTGCTCAGCATCACCCTCAACAACGACAACACTCACAGTCTCCACAGCAGGCTAAACTCTTGAAGGGTATGGGAAGAGGGAACATGGTGGTGCACCAGAACCTCTTGATTGATCATTCTCCTTTGAATGGCCTTGCTGTTCCTCCAGGAAACCAAGGTGCAGAGAAAGGAGAGCAAATCATGCACTTGATGCAGGGTCCGGGCTTGTATTCTGGGCCTGGGTTAAGTCCAATTCAGTCGTCTAAACCACTGGTTTCTTCACAATCCCTGAACCATTCTCAGCCACAGCAAAAGTTATATTCTGGCTCAACAAACCCTTCTTCAAAACCACTTCAGCAAGTGCCTTCCCATTTGGATAATAGTGTTCAAGGCCAGGTTCAACCAGTACTCTCTGGTCAAGCACTAGCGGCCACTCACCAAAACACTCCAGTTATGTTCCCTAATCATCAGCATCTGCAACCACATCTACAGCCACACCAGAAGCAGGTTAGTCAACCTCAACCAGCTGTTCAGAGGATGCTTCAAAAGAATCGTCAGGTGAATTCTGATCTGGCAACTAAGCCTCAAAATGATCAGAGTCATACTGATCAGCAAACTCCAAACATCTCCCAGACAGGAACAAGAACATCCACAGTGACAACCCAGGGCTGTAATGATACAGCTAATGTGGCACCAGTTGTCTCTTCTGCCCCTGCGATACAGTGGAAATCATCAGAATCACCCTTGCATGATTCTGGCATGGAAAATTCAGCCTCTCAGGAAGGTCCTATTGGTAGCCCATCTCTTACATGTGCAACTGGGAGTGAGCCAGCTGTCAGCCTAGGTTCAGTCCACAGGCAGTTATCAGGAGGTTTGCCCATGAATGGCCATAATGGTGGAGCACAGTGGCAGCACAAACAACCACAACAATCAACAGCCTTACCACCCCCATGCCAACAACTGTTGCAGCCACAAGAACAAAAGTCACAGCAAGAACAACAACACTCACCTCAACCGCTGCCACCACCGCATCCGTCTCAGCTGTAG